From the unidentified bacterial endosymbiont genome, one window contains:
- a CDS encoding carbamate kinase family protein, which translates to MKALMVVAIGGNSIIKDNASQSIEHQAQAVKAVAESILAMLASDYDIVLTHGNGPQVGLDLRRAEIAHEREGLPLTPLANCVADTQGGIGYLIQQALNNRLAVRGGQKAVTVVTQVEVDKNDPGFIHPTKPIGAFLSEAQRDELQRAHPDWHFVEDAGRGYRRVVASPQPLRIVEADAIKTLTQKGYVAIGAGGGGIPVVRGEQGDYQSVDAVIDKDLSTALLAREICADVLVITTGVEKVCINYGKPDQQALDTVNVAQMTRYMAQGHFPAGSMLPKIVASLEFLNHGGKRVIITSPDCLPAALHGETGTHIVSEGR; encoded by the coding sequence ATGAAAGCGCTTATGGTGGTTGCCATTGGCGGCAACAGTATTATCAAAGACAACGCCAGCCAGTCGATTGAACATCAGGCGCAGGCGGTAAAAGCGGTGGCAGAATCAATACTGGCGATGCTGGCCTCTGACTATGACATTGTGCTGACGCACGGTAACGGCCCCCAGGTTGGGCTGGATCTGCGACGCGCGGAAATCGCCCACGAGCGGGAAGGGCTGCCGCTGACGCCGCTGGCAAACTGTGTGGCGGACACCCAGGGCGGTATCGGCTACCTGATCCAGCAGGCGCTCAACAATCGGCTGGCCGTGCGCGGTGGGCAGAAAGCGGTAACGGTGGTCACCCAGGTAGAGGTGGATAAAAACGATCCCGGCTTCATTCACCCCACTAAGCCGATTGGCGCGTTTCTTAGCGAGGCGCAGCGCGATGAGCTGCAACGGGCGCATCCGGACTGGCATTTTGTTGAAGACGCTGGACGGGGCTATCGCCGCGTGGTGGCGTCGCCGCAGCCGCTGCGCATTGTCGAAGCGGATGCGATCAAAACCCTGACGCAAAAGGGCTATGTGGCGATCGGCGCGGGCGGCGGCGGGATCCCCGTGGTGCGTGGCGAGCAGGGCGATTACCAGAGCGTCGACGCGGTGATTGATAAAGATCTCTCTACCGCGCTGCTGGCGCGTGAGATCTGCGCCGACGTGCTTGTTATCACCACCGGCGTCGAGAAAGTATGCATCAACTACGGCAAGCCGGACCAACAGGCGCTGGATACCGTCAACGTGGCGCAAATGACGCGCTACATGGCGCAAGGGCACTTCCCGGCAGGCAGCATGCTGCCCAAAATCGTTGCTTCGCTGGAGTTTTTAAACCACGGCGGCAAGCGCGTGATTATTACCTCCCCGGACTGCCTGCCTGCGGCGCTGCACGGCGAAACCGGTACCCATATTGTGAGTGAAGGAAGATAA
- a CDS encoding xanthine permease — translation MKNMKLEWKRGDWAAYFGLMTNNLTNLLTMMGLLIFVVGIPKEIVYGRIAPAFGLAVLVASVCYTWFGLQMARQSGRNDVTALPSGPSAPSIFTVTFLVLMPVYQQTGDADFAIQIGLVWCFVEAMILAGGSFLGETIRKMIPRTVLLSCLSGLGLLLLAMNPMLQAFEAPTVSFIVLLLIFINWFGKKPIFARIPTGLLLLIAGTALAWISGLQSPEAIKSSMSSFGFNPPQVHIDNFIQGMPHALPYLASAVPLGLANYIFDLENIESAHAAGDEYPTRKVMLANGLASMLGCLMGNPFPVTVYVGHPGWKAMGASIGYTLASGVTMFIVPLFGLGAFMLAIIPMTAIVPILVFIGVVTANQVVRETPKVEVPVIFICLFPWIANWALTMMNSVMGAAGTSAAKIGSDVLHGKGIYYEGLVHLGNGAPLASMLWGCIAIFAIINKPLRGAVAVAVGALLALFGVIHAPVVGFAQGSSLMFVTAYLMMGGMFVVKHFLDSREAASAESGAVAKENL, via the coding sequence ATGAAAAACATGAAACTGGAGTGGAAAAGAGGTGACTGGGCGGCGTATTTCGGGTTGATGACCAACAACCTGACCAATTTGCTGACTATGATGGGGCTGCTCATTTTTGTCGTCGGCATCCCGAAGGAGATTGTATATGGACGCATCGCGCCCGCCTTCGGGCTGGCGGTGCTGGTGGCGAGCGTCTGCTATACGTGGTTTGGCCTGCAGATGGCGCGCCAGAGCGGGCGGAATGACGTGACTGCGTTACCGTCCGGCCCGAGCGCGCCGTCTATTTTTACCGTGACCTTCCTGGTCTTAATGCCTGTTTATCAGCAAACGGGCGATGCGGATTTTGCCATTCAAATTGGCCTGGTGTGGTGCTTTGTGGAGGCGATGATCCTGGCGGGCGGGTCGTTTTTAGGCGAGACCATTCGCAAGATGATCCCGCGCACCGTGCTGCTGTCGTGCCTGTCTGGCCTGGGGTTGCTGCTGCTGGCGATGAACCCGATGCTGCAGGCGTTCGAGGCACCAACCGTGTCGTTTATCGTCCTGCTGCTGATCTTTATTAACTGGTTTGGCAAAAAGCCGATCTTTGCCCGTATCCCGACCGGTTTGCTGCTGTTAATTGCCGGTACAGCACTGGCGTGGATCTCGGGTCTGCAAAGCCCGGAGGCGATCAAATCGTCCATGTCATCGTTCGGTTTTAACCCGCCGCAGGTCCACATCGACAACTTTATACAGGGGATGCCGCACGCATTGCCGTACCTGGCGTCTGCGGTGCCGCTGGGGCTGGCGAACTACATTTTCGATCTGGAAAACATTGAAAGCGCCCACGCAGCGGGAGATGAATACCCGACGCGTAAAGTGATGCTGGCAAACGGTCTGGCCTCCATGCTCGGTTGCCTGATGGGCAACCCGTTTCCGGTAACGGTCTATGTGGGCCACCCGGGCTGGAAAGCGATGGGGGCAAGCATTGGCTATACGCTGGCTTCGGGGGTGACGATGTTCATCGTGCCGCTGTTCGGGCTGGGGGCGTTTATGCTCGCTATCATTCCGATGACCGCCATCGTGCCGATATTGGTGTTTATCGGCGTGGTCACTGCCAACCAGGTCGTGAGGGAAACGCCCAAAGTGGAGGTGCCGGTGATCTTCATCTGTCTGTTCCCGTGGATCGCCAACTGGGCGCTGACCATGATGAACAGCGTGATGGGCGCGGCGGGCACCAGTGCGGCGAAAATCGGTAGCGACGTGCTGCACGGCAAAGGCATCTACTACGAAGGATTAGTTCATCTGGGCAACGGCGCGCCGCTCGCCAGCATGCTCTGGGGCTGTATCGCCATCTTCGCCATTATCAACAAGCCGCTGCGCGGCGCTGTTGCGGTAGCCGTCGGCGCGTTGCTGGCGCTGTTTGGGGTGATCCACGCCCCGGTGGTCGGCTTTGCGCAGGGCAGTTCGCTGATGTTCGTCACGGCCTATCTGATGATGGGCGGCATGTTTGTGGTGAAACATTTCCTCGATAGCCGGGAAGCGGCAAGCGCTGAATCTGGCGCTGTTGCAAAGGAAAACCTATGA
- a CDS encoding amidohydrolase family protein yields MSENKSRREFISHSGKMVTACALFGATGSVAYAAQTAAPACETGKLMNITAKHYYLDNVLLEAGFNVEGNVATSTRTELKTLEIKDGKIVALRDNQSHADATLPHYDAGSKLLLPAMRDMHIHLDKTFYGGPWRSLNRPAGTTIQDMIRLEQTLLPELQPYMQERAEKLIDLIQSKGSTLARSHCNIEPVSGLKNLENLQAVLARRKPGFDCEIVAFPQHGLLLSNAEKLMREAMQAGAHYVGGLDPTSVDGAMEKSLDTLFQIALDYDKGVDIHLHETSPAGVAAVNYMVETVEKTPALKGKLTISHAFALATLNAQQVDEIATRMAQQQVTIASTVPIGTLHMPLKQLRDKGVFVMTGTDSVIDHWSPYGLGDMLEKANLYAQLYIRPNEQTLSRALGIATGDVLPLNDKGERVWPKVQDDASFVLMDASCSAEAVARISPRTATFHKGNLVWGTLP; encoded by the coding sequence ATGAGTGAGAATAAAAGTCGCCGGGAATTCATCAGCCACAGCGGCAAAATGGTTACCGCCTGCGCGCTGTTTGGCGCGACCGGCTCTGTTGCGTATGCTGCGCAGACCGCCGCGCCCGCCTGCGAGACGGGCAAGCTGATGAACATTACCGCAAAACACTATTATCTGGATAACGTGCTGCTGGAGGCTGGGTTTAACGTTGAGGGCAACGTAGCGACGAGCACCCGTACCGAGCTGAAAACGCTGGAGATCAAAGACGGGAAAATCGTCGCTCTGCGCGATAACCAAAGCCATGCCGATGCCACATTGCCGCACTACGACGCGGGCAGCAAACTGCTGCTCCCGGCGATGCGCGATATGCATATTCACCTCGATAAGACCTTTTACGGCGGCCCGTGGCGCTCCCTGAACCGCCCGGCGGGAACCACAATTCAGGATATGATCCGTCTGGAACAAACGCTGTTGCCAGAGTTGCAGCCCTACATGCAGGAACGCGCGGAAAAGCTGATTGACCTGATCCAGTCGAAAGGTTCAACCCTCGCCCGTAGCCACTGCAACATTGAGCCTGTTTCCGGCCTGAAAAATCTGGAAAACCTGCAGGCGGTATTAGCGCGCCGCAAGCCCGGGTTTGACTGCGAAATCGTCGCCTTCCCGCAGCATGGCCTGCTGCTGTCGAATGCTGAAAAGCTGATGCGCGAGGCGATGCAGGCCGGGGCGCACTACGTGGGCGGGCTTGATCCCACAAGCGTTGACGGCGCGATGGAAAAATCCCTCGACACCCTGTTCCAGATTGCGCTGGATTATGATAAGGGGGTCGATATTCACCTGCATGAAACCAGCCCGGCGGGCGTGGCGGCGGTGAACTACATGGTTGAAACCGTGGAGAAAACCCCGGCGCTGAAGGGTAAGTTGACCATCAGCCACGCCTTTGCGCTGGCAACGCTCAACGCACAACAGGTGGATGAGATTGCGACCCGCATGGCGCAGCAACAGGTGACGATTGCCTCCACCGTTCCGATTGGCACCCTGCACATGCCGCTTAAACAGTTGCGGGATAAAGGCGTGTTTGTGATGACGGGCACCGACAGCGTGATCGACCATTGGTCGCCGTACGGCCTGGGGGACATGCTGGAAAAAGCCAACCTCTATGCGCAGCTCTATATCCGCCCGAACGAGCAAACCCTTTCCCGGGCATTAGGTATCGCGACCGGTGACGTACTGCCGCTGAACGATAAAGGTGAACGCGTGTGGCCAAAAGTACAGGATGATGCCAGCTTTGTGCTGATGGACGCCTCCTGTTCCGCCGAAGCCGTGGCGCGCATTTCTCCGCGTACCGCGACGTTCCACAAGGGCAATCTGGTCTGGGGAACCCTTCCCTGA
- a CDS encoding ankyrin repeat domain-containing protein: MSATERVTEFLLAAEQGNPDALKACLDKGVDINATNRQKRTAIIIASLKKHYVCVELLIAAGADIDKQDQTCFNPFLISCLTNDLTLLRIVLPANPDLDRLTRFGGVGITPASEKGHVEIVRELLERTDINVNHTNFVGWTPLLEAIVLNDGGAKQQEIVKLLLDNGASPHMTDKYGKSPLELAREKGFHEIADLLLAAGA, from the coding sequence ATGTCTGCAACTGAACGCGTTACTGAATTTCTGCTGGCAGCAGAGCAAGGCAACCCTGATGCGCTAAAAGCCTGTCTGGATAAAGGTGTGGATATCAATGCCACCAACCGTCAAAAAAGAACTGCGATTATTATTGCCAGCCTGAAAAAACATTATGTCTGTGTGGAATTACTCATTGCCGCAGGCGCGGATATTGATAAACAAGACCAAACCTGTTTTAACCCCTTCCTGATTAGCTGCCTGACCAATGATCTTACGCTGCTGAGAATCGTATTACCGGCCAATCCCGATCTTGATCGCCTGACGCGTTTTGGCGGGGTGGGTATCACCCCTGCCAGCGAGAAAGGCCACGTTGAAATTGTGCGTGAGCTGCTTGAGCGTACCGACATCAACGTCAACCACACTAACTTCGTCGGCTGGACACCCTTGCTGGAAGCCATTGTGCTAAACGACGGTGGTGCAAAACAGCAAGAAATAGTAAAGCTGCTGTTGGATAACGGCGCCAGCCCACATATGACCGATAAGTACGGCAAATCCCCGCTTGAACTGGCGCGGGAAAAAGGTTTCCACGAGATAGCTGACCTGCTGCTGGCCGCTGGCGCGTAA
- a CDS encoding PLP-dependent aminotransferase family protein: protein MSVNKLAHSAQGLQSSAIRELLKHSKMAGVISLGGGIPNPDLFDHEGLKIAADAVLSQHFGEAFQYGLTEGVPGLREEIQRICEGRGIVCKADDVVVTSGSQQSLDVLARALINPGDTVVVERPTYLAALQVFGLAQANFASVGTDGDGMIVDELETLVAHKTIKAVYIVPTFGNPGGVTLSEPRRKQLVALSKRYDFVIIEDDPYSEINYTDEVFRPLIAHAKDIGNEQNLVYTSTFSKILAPGTRVGWVLVPEWLKGAVVNLKQTTDLHTSTLSQLMTWEYLKTGRLAAQIAMIREAYRQKYQTFANALEAELGDVMSFHKPKGGMFLWAKMNNGMNTTRWLEKTLSNGVVFVPGEFFYCNESDPTTLRMSFVTPTDEQLKEAVRRLKSSL from the coding sequence ATGTCTGTGAACAAACTCGCCCACAGCGCACAGGGCCTGCAATCATCTGCCATCCGTGAACTATTAAAACACAGCAAAATGGCGGGCGTGATTTCGCTCGGTGGGGGGATCCCAAACCCTGACCTGTTCGATCACGAGGGCCTGAAAATAGCTGCGGATGCCGTATTATCACAGCATTTTGGCGAGGCGTTTCAGTACGGCCTGACCGAAGGCGTACCGGGGCTACGTGAAGAGATCCAGCGTATTTGTGAAGGCCGTGGAATTGTCTGTAAAGCCGATGATGTGGTGGTTACATCCGGTTCGCAACAGTCTCTGGATGTTCTGGCGCGCGCGTTGATTAACCCTGGCGATACGGTCGTCGTAGAACGTCCTACCTATCTGGCCGCGCTGCAGGTGTTTGGCCTGGCGCAGGCAAATTTTGCATCCGTTGGCACCGACGGCGACGGCATGATCGTTGATGAGCTCGAAACGCTGGTGGCGCATAAAACCATCAAAGCGGTCTACATTGTGCCGACGTTTGGTAATCCTGGTGGCGTAACGCTTTCAGAACCCCGTCGTAAGCAACTGGTGGCATTATCAAAACGTTATGATTTCGTGATTATCGAAGATGATCCGTACAGTGAAATAAATTATACCGACGAGGTATTCCGCCCGCTGATTGCCCATGCCAAAGATATCGGCAATGAACAGAATCTGGTTTATACCTCGACCTTCTCGAAAATTCTTGCGCCGGGAACCCGCGTGGGTTGGGTGCTGGTACCTGAGTGGCTAAAAGGCGCGGTGGTGAATCTCAAGCAAACGACCGACCTGCACACCAGTACGCTGTCGCAATTGATGACCTGGGAGTATCTAAAAACCGGTCGTCTGGCGGCTCAGATTGCTATGATCCGCGAAGCGTATCGTCAGAAATACCAGACGTTCGCCAACGCGCTGGAAGCGGAACTGGGTGATGTAATGTCCTTTCACAAGCCGAAGGGCGGTATGTTCCTGTGGGCAAAAATGAATAACGGGATGAACACCACGCGCTGGCTGGAAAAAACGTTAAGCAATGGCGTGGTGTTTGTGCCGGGTGAGTTCTTCTACTGCAATGAATCAGACCCTACTACGCTGCGTATGTCGTTTGTCACACCGACGGACGAACAGCTGAAAGAGGCGGTAAGACGTCTGAAGTCATCTCTGTAA
- a CDS encoding DUF1116 domain-containing protein, producing MMTTLFSQPLNVINVGIAMFSDDLKKQHIPVTQLDWTPPGQGNMQVVEALDQLAEKPLAEKIAAANNIALERIIQSHPVLVGYDQAINVVPGMTRTTLLHAGPPVAWEHMCGAMKGAVTGALVFEGLAKDLDDAARLAASGDITLSPCHEHDCVGSMAGVTSASMFMHIVENKTYGNRAFTNLSEQMAKILRMGANDQSVIDRLNWMRDVLGPMLRDAMNIIGEIDLRLMLAQALHMGDECHNRNNAGTTLLIQALTPGLIQAGYPLEQQREVFEFVASSDYFSGPTWMAMCKAALDAAHGIEYSTVVTTMARNGYEFGLRVSGLPGQWFTGPAQQVIGPMFAGYKPEDSGLDIGDSAITETYGIGGFAMATAPAIVALVGGTVEEAIDFSRQMREITLGENPNVTIPLLCFMGIPSAIDITRVAGSGILPVINTAIAHKEAGIGMIGAGIVHPPYSCFEKALLTFRDRYFL from the coding sequence ATGATGACCACCTTATTTAGCCAGCCGCTGAACGTAATCAACGTCGGCATTGCGATGTTCAGTGATGACCTTAAAAAACAGCATATTCCCGTGACCCAGCTCGACTGGACGCCGCCGGGGCAGGGCAATATGCAGGTGGTAGAGGCGCTCGACCAGTTGGCGGAAAAACCGCTGGCGGAGAAAATCGCCGCTGCGAACAATATCGCGCTTGAGCGCATTATTCAGTCCCATCCGGTGCTGGTGGGCTACGACCAGGCGATTAACGTCGTGCCCGGTATGACCCGCACCACCCTTCTGCACGCGGGTCCGCCCGTCGCCTGGGAACACATGTGTGGGGCGATGAAAGGGGCGGTCACCGGGGCGCTGGTGTTTGAAGGATTAGCGAAAGATCTCGATGACGCCGCACGGCTGGCGGCCTCGGGAGACATTACCCTTTCCCCCTGCCACGAGCACGACTGCGTGGGCTCAATGGCGGGCGTCACCTCTGCATCCATGTTTATGCATATCGTTGAGAACAAAACCTACGGCAACCGGGCCTTCACCAACCTCAGCGAGCAGATGGCGAAGATCCTGCGCATGGGCGCTAACGACCAGAGCGTGATCGACCGCCTGAACTGGATGCGCGACGTGCTCGGCCCGATGCTGCGCGACGCGATGAACATCATCGGTGAAATCGACCTGCGTCTGATGCTGGCCCAGGCGCTGCACATGGGCGACGAGTGCCACAACCGCAACAATGCCGGGACCACGCTGCTGATCCAGGCGCTGACGCCGGGGCTGATTCAGGCGGGTTATCCGCTGGAACAACAGCGAGAGGTGTTTGAGTTCGTCGCCAGCAGCGACTACTTCTCCGGCCCGACGTGGATGGCGATGTGCAAAGCCGCGCTGGATGCCGCCCACGGCATTGAGTACAGCACCGTGGTTACGACCATGGCGCGTAACGGCTACGAGTTCGGCCTGCGTGTCTCAGGCCTGCCGGGGCAGTGGTTCACCGGCCCGGCCCAGCAGGTGATTGGCCCGATGTTCGCGGGCTATAAGCCGGAAGACTCCGGGCTGGATATCGGCGACAGCGCCATTACCGAAACCTACGGCATCGGCGGCTTTGCCATGGCGACGGCCCCGGCAATCGTGGCGCTGGTGGGCGGCACGGTGGAGGAAGCCATCGACTTCTCGCGACAGATGCGCGAAATCACCCTTGGTGAAAATCCGAACGTCACCATTCCGCTGCTCTGCTTTATGGGTATCCCGAGCGCCATCGACATCACCAGAGTGGCTGGCAGCGGCATTCTGCCGGTCATTAATACCGCCATTGCCCATAAAGAGGCGGGCATCGGCATGATTGGGGCGGGCATCGTTCATCCGCCGTATAGCTGTTTTGAAAAGGCGTTGTTGACCTTCCGCGATCGCTACTTTTTATAA
- the fdrA gene encoding acyl-CoA synthetase FdrA, whose protein sequence is MPTKIVIKKNTYFDSVSLMSVSTKANKLPGVEQAFVAMGTEMNKGVLKNLGLLTPELADAKNGDLIIVIRGEAANDETLAAIEALFIRKESGGSHEARYATLSSAKAHRPDANLAVISVNGAFAAREARQALENNLNVMLFSDNVSLDDELALKQLAHEKGLLLMGPDCGTAIINGAGLCFANAVRRGAIGIVGASGTGSQELSVRIHEFGGGVSQLIGTGGRDLSEKIGGLMMLDAIEMLEADDATQVIALISKPPAPAVATKVLARARACRKPVVVCFLGRNALPADEEGLQFARATKEAALKAVLLTGIKKESLDLHPLNWPLIEEARARLTPQQKYIRGLFCGGTLCDEAMFAALEKYADVYSNIQPDPSKRLSNINVSHAHTFLDFGDDDFTHGKPHPMIDPTNRISRLLQEARDPQVGVIVMDFVLGFGAHEDPVGVMLDAIKEAQAIAKADNRPLEILGYVLGTDQDPQSLAQQCQQLTDAGVIWASSSTNAGLLAREFVCKGEKA, encoded by the coding sequence ATGCCTACAAAAATCGTTATAAAAAAGAACACCTATTTCGATTCGGTCTCATTAATGTCGGTGTCTACCAAAGCCAATAAATTGCCGGGCGTAGAGCAGGCCTTCGTCGCGATGGGCACGGAAATGAATAAAGGCGTATTAAAAAATCTTGGGCTGTTAACGCCGGAATTAGCCGATGCCAAAAACGGCGACCTGATTATTGTCATTCGAGGCGAGGCGGCGAATGATGAAACGCTGGCGGCCATTGAAGCCTTGTTTATCCGTAAAGAGAGTGGCGGCTCCCATGAAGCGCGCTACGCCACGCTTTCCAGCGCTAAAGCCCATCGCCCTGATGCAAACCTTGCGGTGATATCGGTGAATGGCGCCTTTGCTGCCCGCGAGGCGCGACAGGCGCTGGAAAACAACCTCAACGTGATGCTGTTTTCCGATAACGTGTCCCTTGACGACGAGCTGGCGCTAAAACAGCTGGCGCATGAGAAAGGACTGCTGCTGATGGGACCGGACTGCGGGACCGCCATCATCAACGGGGCCGGACTTTGCTTTGCCAATGCGGTACGCCGCGGGGCGATAGGCATTGTCGGCGCATCCGGCACTGGCAGCCAGGAGCTGAGCGTACGGATCCATGAATTTGGCGGCGGCGTATCGCAACTGATCGGCACCGGCGGACGCGATCTGAGTGAGAAGATCGGCGGCCTGATGATGCTGGACGCCATTGAGATGCTGGAAGCAGACGACGCGACGCAGGTGATTGCGCTGATCTCCAAACCCCCTGCGCCAGCGGTGGCCACAAAAGTGCTGGCCCGTGCGCGCGCCTGCCGCAAGCCGGTCGTTGTCTGTTTCCTTGGCCGTAACGCTCTCCCGGCCGATGAAGAGGGCCTGCAGTTTGCCCGAGCGACCAAAGAGGCGGCGCTAAAAGCGGTGCTCCTGACCGGCATTAAAAAAGAGTCTCTCGATCTGCATCCGCTTAACTGGCCGCTGATTGAAGAGGCGCGCGCCCGCCTGACGCCTCAGCAAAAGTACATTCGCGGCCTGTTCTGCGGCGGCACCCTGTGCGATGAGGCGATGTTTGCCGCGCTGGAAAAATACGCCGATGTTTACAGCAACATTCAGCCCGATCCGTCAAAACGTTTGAGTAACATCAACGTCAGTCACGCCCATACCTTCCTCGACTTTGGCGATGACGATTTCACCCACGGCAAACCGCACCCGATGATCGACCCGACCAACCGTATCAGCCGTCTGCTGCAGGAGGCGCGGGATCCACAGGTGGGGGTGATCGTGATGGACTTCGTGCTGGGTTTCGGCGCCCATGAGGATCCGGTGGGGGTGATGCTCGACGCCATTAAAGAGGCGCAGGCGATTGCCAAAGCCGATAACCGGCCGCTGGAGATTCTGGGCTATGTGCTGGGCACCGACCAGGATCCGCAGTCGCTGGCGCAGCAGTGCCAGCAGTTGACTGACGCAGGTGTGATCTGGGCCAGCAGCAGCACCAATGCCGGATTACTGGCACGCGAATTTGTCTGCAAAGGGGAGAAAGCATGA